One Halalkalicoccus subterraneus DNA segment encodes these proteins:
- a CDS encoding 30S ribosomal protein S8e, which yields MNDHGRSTRKRTGGRLRPMAKRKKHQLGRGPTETQVGEKKFKTVDARGNSRKVRAIATDVASVSIDGEVKSAEIEDVVENAANPNYVRRNIITKGALIETSEGRARVTSRPGQDGQVNAVLDE from the coding sequence ATGAACGATCACGGCCGTTCGACGCGAAAGCGAACCGGCGGGCGACTGCGACCGATGGCGAAGCGAAAGAAACACCAGCTCGGGCGTGGCCCCACCGAGACGCAAGTCGGCGAGAAGAAGTTCAAAACCGTCGATGCACGCGGCAACAGCCGGAAGGTCCGTGCGATCGCGACCGACGTCGCGAGCGTCTCGATCGACGGCGAAGTCAAAAGCGCCGAGATCGAGGACGTCGTCGAGAACGCCGCCAACCCCAACTACGTCCGGCGAAACATCATCACGAAGGGCGCGCTCATCGAGACCTCGGAAGGGCGCGCACGCGTCACCTCCCGACCCGGACAGGACGGGCAGGTCAACGCGGTCCTCGACGAGTAG